One Rossellomorea aquimaris DNA window includes the following coding sequences:
- a CDS encoding D-alanine--D-alanine ligase — protein sequence MKTKLCLLYGGKSAEHNVSLQTAKAVIGALDLNKYEIHPIFISTEGAWIKGPQLNAPVEDVKALQFKDGEEIAPNALSTSITASGSVGYDMIFPLLHGPNGEDGTVQGMLELLNLPYVGNGVLASSAGMDKVIMKNLFAQAGIPQVNYTWFIRSTWKGNPESAYKQVEEEIGYPCFVKPANLGSSVGISKCTSREELQAAFEEAFQFDRKIIIEEGVKAREIELGVLGNDQPECSVAGEIVPKKDFYDYKAKYEDGDTALIIPAEVEGSVYNEMKNIAIQSYKALDCSGLVRADFFLTEDGQIYMNEVNTMPGFTPFSMFPLLWKHTGVDYPTLIGKLVELGLERYQDKQTIKHTM from the coding sequence ATGAAAACGAAGTTATGCTTACTGTACGGTGGTAAATCTGCTGAACATAATGTATCCCTGCAAACAGCCAAGGCCGTGATCGGAGCCCTGGACTTAAATAAATATGAAATTCACCCTATTTTCATCTCGACGGAAGGTGCGTGGATCAAAGGTCCACAACTGAATGCTCCCGTTGAAGATGTGAAAGCATTACAGTTTAAGGATGGAGAAGAAATTGCCCCTAATGCCTTAAGTACATCCATCACTGCTTCCGGGTCTGTTGGGTACGACATGATCTTCCCATTGCTTCACGGACCGAATGGGGAAGACGGAACGGTTCAAGGAATGCTAGAACTATTAAATCTTCCATATGTAGGAAACGGTGTTCTTGCCTCATCAGCTGGAATGGATAAAGTCATCATGAAGAATTTATTTGCTCAAGCAGGCATTCCGCAAGTCAATTACACATGGTTCATCCGCAGCACATGGAAAGGAAATCCTGAGTCCGCTTACAAACAAGTGGAAGAAGAGATTGGCTACCCTTGTTTTGTAAAACCGGCTAACTTAGGTTCATCAGTAGGGATCAGCAAATGTACGTCCCGCGAAGAATTGCAGGCTGCCTTCGAGGAGGCGTTCCAGTTCGACCGTAAAATCATCATCGAAGAAGGTGTGAAAGCACGTGAAATCGAGCTTGGTGTATTAGGGAATGACCAGCCTGAGTGCTCAGTTGCGGGTGAAATCGTACCTAAAAAAGACTTCTATGATTACAAAGCGAAATATGAAGACGGAGATACGGCCCTCATCATTCCTGCAGAAGTAGAGGGAAGCGTCTACAATGAAATGAAGAATATCGCGATTCAATCGTATAAAGCCCTGGATTGTTCAGGACTTGTGCGTGCGGACTTCTTCTTAACCGAAGATGGTCAGATTTATATGAATGAAGTCAACACGATGCCTGGCTTCACACCATTCAGTATGTTCCCGCTTCTATGGAAGCACACAGGAGTAGACTATCCTACCCTTATCGGAAAATTAGTGGAACTTGGCTTAGAGCGTTATCAAGACAAACAAACAATTAAACATACGATGTAA
- a CDS encoding FAD-dependent oxidoreductase, with product MDQYDLIVIGGGAGGLTVASGAASLGAKVALIEKSGLLGGDCLHFGCVPSKAFIQSAREVAVIRASHDYGFETTGSVDMKMIRERVKEAIAHIQQHDDPNRFLQLGVDIYFGGAEFLDPHTILVEKEDRITGKRIVVATGSSPLIPEIEGLEDVEYHTNETVFEVDELPRRVVFIGGGPIGLELAQAFSYLGSEAVVLEKHDEILMKEDKDIREAATGLLEKDIQFVYGADIKRVSEMNGEKVVHYVRDGVEQTVEGDLLFLATGRNPGTESLNLSAAGVKVDSRGFIKVNDELRTNHPHIFAIGDVNGQYPFTHGAGMEGKLVVQNAVFGLKRKVSYNKLPWTTYTTPEIFHIGITEEEAVEQGLEYKVYKKTLDEVDRFVADHKTDGLVKIITDGSGKILGAHAVGSGAGDWMQPVVFAMEKGNKIGALSNMVYPYPNHAAAVQQAADLYWREKLFDGVLPVISKKFVEIFR from the coding sequence ATGGATCAATACGATTTAATTGTAATAGGAGGAGGGGCAGGTGGACTGACCGTCGCATCGGGAGCCGCGTCTCTTGGAGCAAAAGTGGCCCTCATCGAAAAAAGCGGCCTTCTGGGAGGAGACTGCCTGCACTTTGGATGCGTTCCGTCCAAGGCATTCATCCAATCGGCGAGAGAAGTGGCTGTGATCCGGGCAAGTCATGATTATGGTTTCGAAACAACGGGTTCCGTCGATATGAAAATGATAAGGGAGAGAGTCAAAGAAGCCATTGCCCATATTCAACAGCATGACGACCCCAATCGATTCCTGCAACTAGGGGTCGATATTTATTTCGGAGGAGCAGAGTTTCTTGATCCTCACACGATTTTAGTGGAAAAAGAGGACCGGATTACCGGGAAGAGAATAGTCGTTGCAACAGGGTCAAGTCCGCTCATTCCTGAAATTGAAGGCTTGGAAGACGTGGAATATCATACGAATGAAACGGTATTTGAAGTAGATGAGCTGCCCAGACGAGTCGTATTTATCGGGGGAGGTCCGATTGGTTTAGAGCTTGCACAAGCATTCTCATATTTGGGATCAGAAGCCGTTGTCCTTGAAAAGCACGATGAGATACTGATGAAAGAAGATAAGGATATCCGTGAAGCTGCAACAGGTTTATTGGAAAAAGATATTCAGTTTGTTTATGGAGCGGACATTAAACGTGTTTCTGAGATGAACGGTGAGAAAGTGGTCCACTATGTGAGGGACGGTGTAGAACAGACCGTGGAAGGCGATTTATTGTTCCTCGCTACCGGTAGAAATCCTGGTACGGAATCTTTAAATCTATCTGCTGCCGGAGTCAAGGTTGACAGTAGGGGTTTCATTAAAGTGAATGATGAACTAAGAACGAACCATCCTCACATATTCGCCATTGGGGATGTCAATGGTCAATATCCATTTACCCATGGGGCAGGAATGGAAGGGAAGCTTGTCGTCCAAAACGCCGTATTCGGTTTAAAACGTAAAGTTTCCTACAACAAACTGCCATGGACAACCTATACCACACCTGAGATCTTTCATATAGGGATAACCGAGGAAGAGGCTGTGGAACAAGGATTAGAATACAAAGTCTATAAAAAAACATTAGACGAAGTCGATCGTTTCGTGGCAGATCACAAAACAGATGGCCTCGTCAAAATCATCACAGACGGAAGCGGAAAGATCCTCGGTGCCCACGCAGTCGGTTCCGGCGCAGGAGATTGGATGCAACCCGTCGTGTTCGCAATGGAAAAAGGAAATAAAATCGGCGCCTTGTCCAATATGGTCTATCCTTACCCGAATCACGCTGCAGCCGTCCAGCAGGCAGCGGATCTATATTGGAGAGAGAAGTTGTTTGATGGAGTGCTGCCTGTGATTAGTAAGAAGTTTGTTGAAATTTTCAGATGA
- the murF gene encoding UDP-N-acetylmuramoyl-tripeptide--D-alanyl-D-alanine ligase has translation MFEKKIKDICNMLDVKNDLSNFESVVVKGVSIDTRKIEDANLFVPFKGENVDGHRFVRNAIENGASAALWDINVPNPPEDIPVIVVEDPLLALQSLANQYRHELDLKVVGITGSNGKTTTKDIVANLLSVKYRVHKTQGNYNNHIGLPLTILSLPQDSEVAVLEMGMSGFGEIELLSEISQPDAAIITNIGESHLQDLGSREGIAKAKLEIVKGLKSDGLFAYYGDEPLLQDGVQALNLKHVETFGRNESNTIYPTKIYMDNKGSRFETSLAEGETFFLPVLGQHNIHNALAGILIARKFGLSVDEMKEGLQSLKLTQMRMEMVEGKKGESIINDAYNASPTSMKAAIQLVSELEGFHTKILVLGDMLELGDQEEEFHQEIGQLINPVKIQHVFTFGPLGGFIGKGALENFSPDRVHSFTDKDSLTKELSSFITGEELVLFKASRGMKLEEVIDGLKS, from the coding sequence ATGTTCGAGAAAAAAATTAAAGATATATGCAACATGCTTGATGTGAAAAACGATCTTTCCAATTTTGAGTCGGTGGTGGTAAAAGGTGTTTCCATCGATACTAGAAAGATTGAAGATGCCAATCTGTTTGTCCCTTTTAAAGGAGAAAACGTTGACGGTCATCGATTTGTTCGAAATGCCATTGAAAATGGTGCGTCTGCCGCTCTTTGGGATATCAATGTTCCTAATCCGCCTGAAGATATCCCCGTAATTGTGGTGGAAGATCCCCTGCTTGCCCTTCAGTCATTGGCTAATCAATATCGCCATGAGCTGGATTTAAAGGTAGTCGGAATTACAGGCAGTAACGGGAAAACAACAACGAAAGATATTGTGGCAAACCTTTTGTCTGTGAAGTACCGAGTTCATAAAACACAAGGGAACTATAACAACCACATCGGTCTTCCTTTAACGATCCTCTCTCTGCCCCAGGATTCAGAAGTGGCTGTACTTGAAATGGGGATGAGTGGATTCGGAGAGATTGAACTTCTATCAGAGATTTCTCAGCCCGATGCGGCCATCATCACCAACATTGGAGAATCACATCTTCAGGATCTGGGATCACGGGAAGGAATCGCCAAAGCCAAATTGGAGATTGTGAAGGGCCTGAAGTCTGATGGGTTATTTGCATATTACGGAGATGAACCGCTGTTACAGGATGGTGTTCAGGCACTCAACCTGAAGCATGTGGAGACTTTCGGAAGAAACGAATCCAACACTATTTATCCAACAAAAATTTATATGGATAATAAAGGGAGTCGCTTTGAGACTTCTCTCGCTGAAGGAGAGACATTCTTTCTTCCCGTATTAGGTCAGCATAATATCCACAATGCTCTAGCCGGGATTCTCATCGCCCGTAAATTTGGTCTCAGTGTCGATGAAATGAAAGAAGGCTTACAGTCGTTAAAGCTAACCCAAATGAGAATGGAAATGGTGGAAGGGAAGAAAGGCGAAAGCATCATTAACGATGCCTATAATGCCAGCCCTACCTCCATGAAAGCTGCGATTCAGCTTGTATCAGAGCTTGAGGGTTTCCATACCAAAATCCTGGTGCTTGGTGATATGCTGGAGCTTGGCGATCAGGAAGAAGAATTTCATCAGGAGATTGGACAATTGATCAATCCGGTGAAAATTCAGCATGTGTTTACTTTTGGTCCTTTAGGAGGCTTTATAGGTAAAGGAGCACTTGAGAATTTCTCTCCTGATCGTGTTCACTCTTTTACAGATAAGGACAGCCTGACCAAAGAGCTTTCCTCCTTCATTACAGGGGAAGAGCTGGTTTTATTCAAGGCATCCAGGGGAATGAAGCTTGAAGAAGTCATCGATGGACTAAAGTCATAA
- a CDS encoding GNAT family protein, which produces MKITGQRVTLRKIEERDLSTLWDYIYGDPSPEWKKWDAPYFEHKRLTREEYLESSMKNKSRSDEFQRIIEVDGTIIGTIGYYWEYEPSRWLEAGIVIYDPSYWNGGYGTEALTLWVDHLFRTKEIGRVGITTWSGNVRMMKAAEKIGMKLEGRMRKCRYYNGLYYDSIRMGMIREEWEEQRPL; this is translated from the coding sequence TTGAAAATAACCGGTCAGCGTGTAACACTTAGAAAAATAGAAGAAAGAGATCTTTCTACTCTATGGGACTATATTTATGGGGACCCTTCTCCCGAATGGAAAAAATGGGACGCCCCTTATTTTGAACATAAACGCTTAACACGTGAAGAGTACTTAGAATCATCCATGAAAAATAAAAGCCGCAGCGATGAATTCCAGCGCATCATTGAAGTAGACGGAACCATCATTGGAACCATCGGATATTATTGGGAGTACGAACCCAGCAGGTGGCTTGAAGCCGGCATCGTCATTTATGACCCTTCCTATTGGAACGGAGGCTACGGAACAGAAGCGTTAACCCTCTGGGTGGATCACTTATTTCGAACAAAGGAAATTGGCCGTGTTGGCATCACCACCTGGTCAGGGAATGTTCGGATGATGAAGGCAGCAGAAAAAATCGGGATGAAACTCGAAGGTAGAATGCGAAAATGCCGTTATTACAATGGACTATACTACGACTCCATCCGTATGGGCATGATTCGAGAGGAATGGGAAGAACAACGCCCTCTATAA
- a CDS encoding TVP38/TMEM64 family protein: MKKKEVGKILLFITILLLLMWLSRNFFYVKPHDIRDWIVSYGIWAPIVFIIVYTIRPLILFPASILSLAAGLAFGAFEGFIYILVGAMGGATVAYYTASFLGTKLLKRPSPRMIKIREKMEESGFVYVLLLRLVPFLNFDLISYLAGMGKVRYIPFIIATAIGILPGTFGYVFLGSSLVGEDRTNLYIAIGFFLMMIIVPLIFKKKMKAWLGLSSKDDK; the protein is encoded by the coding sequence ATGAAGAAGAAGGAAGTCGGTAAGATTTTGTTGTTCATTACCATATTACTGCTCCTCATGTGGCTAAGCCGGAATTTTTTTTACGTAAAGCCTCATGACATCAGAGATTGGATCGTGTCCTATGGTATTTGGGCTCCCATTGTTTTTATTATCGTCTATACGATTCGTCCGCTGATTCTTTTTCCGGCTTCCATCCTCTCATTGGCTGCAGGTCTTGCATTCGGTGCATTTGAAGGCTTCATCTACATTCTGGTAGGGGCCATGGGTGGTGCAACGGTAGCCTATTATACTGCGAGCTTCCTTGGGACGAAACTATTAAAAAGACCGTCTCCACGTATGATTAAGATCCGCGAGAAGATGGAGGAGAGCGGCTTCGTTTATGTATTACTATTACGGCTCGTGCCGTTTTTGAACTTCGATCTCATCAGTTACCTTGCCGGCATGGGGAAGGTGAGATACATCCCATTCATCATCGCTACAGCCATCGGGATTTTACCTGGTACGTTTGGGTATGTATTTCTCGGGTCAAGCTTGGTAGGGGAAGACCGAACGAATTTATATATTGCTATCGGCTTTTTTTTGATGATGATCATCGTGCCGTTAATCTTTAAGAAAAAAATGAAAGCATGGCTGGGATTATCGAGTAAAGATGACAAGTAA
- a CDS encoding ABC transporter permease subunit: MRKLLFYIISFLLFVFPLLFLVYKSFFGLWRWGSPVPVEPGIRAWQVLINEGQFVDAIGASVWIAIVVLSINLLIGVTSGRVFSLSSYRGKSIVEALLMLPLFLPVLVVAIGLHITFIRYGLADHWTGVALVHLVPTIPYSIKMFKTGYERIGTKLIEQSAMLGGSAFQRFYHIELPLLLPSIRSVLFLTIVISLSQYVLTAIIGGGNVVTLSMVYYPFTDTADEAVMAAFSIVFALIPIMLYIILEGCLKFLLPYQHPRGRKNL; encoded by the coding sequence ATGAGAAAATTGTTATTTTATATCATATCCTTCCTTCTTTTTGTGTTTCCCCTCTTATTTTTAGTTTATAAAAGTTTTTTCGGTCTTTGGAGATGGGGGAGTCCGGTTCCTGTTGAACCTGGTATAAGGGCGTGGCAGGTGCTGATAAATGAGGGGCAATTCGTGGATGCGATTGGTGCCTCCGTCTGGATTGCCATTGTTGTACTGTCAATAAATCTTCTGATTGGCGTTACTTCAGGAAGAGTTTTTTCATTATCGTCGTACAGGGGGAAGTCCATCGTTGAAGCACTACTTATGTTGCCGCTATTCCTACCCGTATTGGTTGTGGCAATCGGACTTCACATTACGTTCATACGATATGGACTTGCTGATCACTGGACCGGAGTGGCTCTTGTTCACTTAGTACCTACCATTCCGTATAGTATCAAAATGTTCAAAACAGGCTATGAGAGGATCGGGACGAAATTAATCGAGCAATCAGCTATGCTTGGAGGCAGTGCATTTCAACGTTTTTACCATATTGAACTGCCCTTGCTTCTTCCAAGCATTCGAAGTGTCTTATTCCTGACGATTGTAATCAGCCTGAGCCAGTATGTGCTTACAGCGATTATAGGGGGAGGGAATGTAGTGACGCTCTCGATGGTCTATTATCCTTTTACCGATACGGCGGATGAAGCGGTGATGGCAGCCTTCTCCATCGTGTTCGCTCTCATTCCAATCATGCTTTACATCATTCTGGAAGGGTGTTTGAAATTCTTACTCCCTTATCAACACCCAAGAGGGAGGAAGAACCTTTGA
- a CDS encoding CDP-alcohol phosphatidyltransferase family protein: protein MLDTHARKWVQPSIEGTARLFLRRGLSANQVTVIAFIVGSATGLVYYFGFPILAVLLLWISGFLDAVDGTMARLTKPSPFGTVMDVTFDRIVEISVILGVAFLHPDIMWALLLLSVSIIISMTIFLTVGAVSEKQGMKSFYYQAGLAERTEGFILFSVMMLFPSIVLWTTLLFFAVELYTGLQRFLEAKRLLS from the coding sequence ATGTTAGATACGCATGCCCGTAAGTGGGTACAGCCAAGTATAGAGGGAACAGCACGCTTGTTTTTGAGAAGGGGATTATCAGCCAATCAGGTGACGGTTATTGCTTTTATAGTAGGCTCAGCTACAGGTCTGGTCTATTATTTTGGATTCCCGATCTTAGCCGTCCTCTTATTATGGATATCCGGGTTTTTGGACGCGGTGGATGGTACCATGGCCCGATTAACTAAACCATCTCCCTTTGGAACAGTCATGGATGTCACTTTTGATCGAATCGTCGAGATCAGTGTCATTCTGGGCGTTGCGTTCTTGCATCCTGACATTATGTGGGCACTCCTTTTACTAAGCGTATCCATCATTATTTCCATGACCATTTTCCTGACAGTTGGAGCAGTATCAGAGAAACAGGGGATGAAATCTTTTTATTATCAAGCAGGACTTGCTGAAAGGACGGAGGGATTCATTCTATTCAGCGTCATGATGCTATTTCCGTCCATCGTCCTGTGGACCACCTTACTGTTTTTTGCAGTGGAATTGTACACGGGCTTACAGCGATTTTTAGAAGCAAAACGATTACTTTCATAA
- a CDS encoding FAD-dependent oxidoreductase: MKTIILVGGGHSHLHCLKKRIENQGDNVKWVLISPSRYQYYSGMFSGYTEGIYSLEETRIDLERLCEEAECEFVKRTVLSIDPDQQHLLTDKGDIFTYDFVSFDIGSRNDSLEIEGLHEHNLPIKPNYRFPEQIEKLHNSRRTVFIGGGAASIEMALSLKAWKVDNGFKDHLVTVVHSSPPLEKAGSHSSKKITGVTLSKEVELHHGRVEKVDETRVYADDGTSFDYDEMIFLGGPKAPTLFGSSILPTDKKGFLLVNSYLQSVEYPNVFGTGDCATLKDFPDIPKNGVTAVRQGPVLWKNLNGAAAKGKVIPFEPQKRYLAIMSLGDRQGFLTYGSFSLVSGWAWRLKNWIDERFVSRYGG; this comes from the coding sequence ATGAAAACAATCATATTAGTCGGTGGTGGACACAGTCACCTGCATTGTTTGAAAAAAAGGATAGAAAATCAGGGTGATAACGTGAAGTGGGTCCTCATTTCCCCCTCACGTTATCAATATTATTCAGGAATGTTCTCCGGTTACACCGAAGGAATCTATTCATTAGAGGAAACGCGAATCGATTTGGAGAGATTGTGTGAGGAGGCTGAGTGTGAATTTGTCAAAAGGACCGTTCTATCCATCGACCCTGATCAGCAGCATCTCCTGACGGACAAAGGGGACATCTTCACTTACGACTTTGTTTCCTTCGACATTGGATCCCGCAATGACTCATTGGAAATCGAGGGCTTACACGAACACAACCTTCCAATCAAACCTAACTATCGTTTCCCTGAGCAAATAGAGAAGTTGCATAACAGCAGGAGAACCGTCTTTATCGGAGGCGGGGCGGCGAGTATTGAAATGGCATTGTCATTGAAGGCATGGAAGGTAGACAACGGCTTTAAGGATCATTTGGTAACGGTTGTTCATTCTTCACCCCCCTTAGAAAAAGCCGGTTCCCATTCTTCGAAAAAAATAACCGGGGTTACTCTTTCCAAAGAGGTTGAGCTACATCACGGACGCGTAGAAAAAGTAGATGAGACTCGCGTATATGCAGATGACGGCACAAGTTTCGACTACGATGAAATGATTTTTTTGGGAGGACCTAAAGCACCTACCCTATTCGGGAGCAGTATTTTACCTACAGACAAAAAGGGCTTTCTGCTGGTGAACAGCTATCTTCAATCAGTGGAATATCCCAACGTATTTGGAACCGGGGATTGCGCGACTTTAAAGGACTTTCCGGATATTCCGAAAAATGGGGTGACAGCTGTACGCCAAGGACCTGTCCTGTGGAAAAACCTGAACGGGGCTGCGGCAAAGGGAAAAGTCATTCCCTTTGAGCCTCAGAAACGCTACCTTGCGATTATGTCGTTAGGAGATAGGCAAGGCTTTTTAACGTATGGATCGTTTTCATTGGTCAGCGGCTGGGCCTGGCGGTTGAAGAATTGGATTGATGAGCGGTTTGTGAGTCGGTATGGTGGGTGA
- a CDS encoding ABC transporter permease subunit produces the protein MKWQRVNNTFLLIPALLFFIFIPGLGIVLALLESVRSGGTITFGHYVDLFEEERFMTSFLFSLTVTSISTILSLCIGLGIVKAFSPLLKENKHKLIVWIPMLVPHFVWAYLVYSLFNQSGFYSNVFGMAGWIDDRSQFPTLVQERKGIGIILTYVWKEVPFVTLMLLPVYTTLSKSYKEIASLLGAGPYKAFWVAEWPFILPVLVETGAILFAFIFTAYEVPQLLGVTSPQMLAILAYDWFYSGTWSDRPLAFASLVLVGLGIGFVMWLLIYFTNKKRMHITKGIRN, from the coding sequence GTGAAGTGGCAGAGAGTCAATAACACGTTTCTCCTCATTCCCGCCCTACTCTTTTTTATCTTCATTCCTGGACTTGGGATCGTGCTTGCTCTACTGGAAAGCGTAAGGAGCGGAGGAACTATCACATTCGGGCACTACGTTGATTTATTCGAAGAGGAGCGGTTTATGACATCCTTTCTCTTCAGTTTGACTGTGACTTCTATCTCGACCATTTTATCTCTTTGCATTGGACTTGGAATTGTGAAGGCATTCTCACCTTTACTAAAGGAAAATAAACATAAACTAATTGTATGGATTCCCATGCTGGTACCCCATTTTGTATGGGCTTATCTCGTCTATTCGCTCTTTAATCAAAGCGGGTTTTACTCCAATGTGTTCGGAATGGCCGGTTGGATCGACGACCGAAGTCAGTTCCCGACCCTGGTCCAGGAGCGGAAAGGAATCGGAATCATTCTGACGTATGTCTGGAAGGAGGTTCCCTTTGTTACCCTGATGCTGTTACCCGTTTATACGACGCTTTCTAAAAGCTATAAAGAGATCGCTTCTTTACTGGGCGCTGGTCCCTATAAAGCATTTTGGGTGGCAGAATGGCCATTTATCCTTCCAGTTCTCGTGGAAACCGGAGCTATTCTGTTCGCATTCATTTTTACAGCATATGAAGTGCCCCAGCTTCTGGGAGTGACGTCACCGCAAATGCTTGCCATCCTTGCCTACGACTGGTTTTACAGTGGCACCTGGAGTGACCGTCCCTTGGCTTTTGCCTCACTCGTATTAGTCGGGCTTGGCATCGGGTTCGTAATGTGGCTCCTTATTTACTTCACAAACAAGAAACGAATGCACATTACAAAAGGGATTCGAAATTAG
- a CDS encoding ABC transporter ATP-binding protein, with translation MSSFIEINQLTKSFKDKEILTNVTFSLKKGETLTLVGASGSGKSTFLRILSGLESATEGNTYIDGKDITSLKPQKRPIGMVFQQPLLFPHMNILENVMYGLEMKVRNKGDNKKKAMNYIERVGLEEVMHHYPSELSGGQQQRVSLIRSLILKPKLLLLDEPFSSLDLQLRKELRQWVRQIFKEEETTVIFVTHDRDEAYELGDRVAVLQSGRFLQIGTPEDIYYRPHTPFVASFMSDGLILNQQQFIHASHIKVSCDVADPSLPRWKGTVIQKLFVGGTNLHEVWVDELKQKLNLPIELDASTEDIWLYAEEENIQTFQKEE, from the coding sequence TTGAGTTCATTCATAGAAATTAATCAATTGACCAAATCGTTTAAAGATAAAGAGATTTTAACCAACGTTACGTTCTCATTAAAAAAAGGGGAAACTCTCACATTGGTTGGAGCCTCCGGTTCTGGTAAATCAACGTTCCTTCGCATTCTCTCCGGGTTAGAGTCTGCGACAGAAGGGAATACGTATATTGATGGGAAAGATATCACCTCTTTAAAGCCTCAAAAACGCCCCATTGGGATGGTCTTTCAACAGCCATTATTATTCCCTCATATGAATATCCTTGAAAATGTCATGTACGGGTTGGAAATGAAGGTAAGAAATAAAGGGGATAACAAGAAAAAAGCCATGAACTATATTGAAAGAGTCGGCCTGGAAGAAGTGATGCATCATTATCCTTCTGAGCTTTCCGGTGGTCAGCAGCAACGGGTATCCCTGATTCGTTCTCTGATTTTAAAGCCGAAGCTTTTGCTTTTAGACGAACCTTTCAGCAGTCTGGATTTGCAGCTAAGGAAGGAACTGAGGCAATGGGTACGGCAGATTTTTAAAGAAGAAGAAACAACCGTCATATTTGTCACGCATGATCGTGATGAAGCATATGAACTTGGAGATCGAGTGGCTGTTTTACAGAGCGGCAGATTCTTACAGATAGGAACACCGGAGGATATCTATTATCGGCCACACACTCCATTTGTGGCATCTTTCATGAGTGACGGACTCATCTTGAATCAGCAACAATTCATTCACGCTTCCCACATAAAGGTAAGCTGCGACGTTGCCGACCCTTCCTTGCCGAGATGGAAAGGAACTGTGATACAAAAGTTATTTGTAGGAGGCACCAACCTCCATGAAGTATGGGTGGATGAACTAAAGCAGAAGCTAAATCTACCAATTGAATTAGACGCTTCTACTGAAGACATCTGGCTTTATGCAGAGGAAGAGAACATCCAAACGTTTCAGAAAGAGGAATAG
- a CDS encoding dicarboxylate/amino acid:cation symporter → MRKLGLLPKILLGIALGIAIGAFAPESFVKIFVTFNGLFGNFLGFAIPLIIIGFIAPGIGSMGKGAGKLLGLTTALAYGSTVLAGLLAFTVAKSIYPTLLANQTSQSFENPEEALLKGFFTVEMPPVMGVMTALLIAFTIGLGMAAIKGDALQKGMNEFRNIIELVIEKIIIPLLPVHILGIFANMTQGGQVSAIMSVFAKVFVMIILLHVVFLILQYTTAGTLRKQNPLSMMKSMLPAYFTALGTQSSASTIPVTLERSKKIGSRESIADFSVPLLATIHLSGSTITLVSCAMAVMFIQGEALQFTQLFPFILMLGITMIAAPGVPGGAVMAALGLLETMLGFGPTMTSLMIALYLAQDSFGTACNVTGDGAITSIVDKLTQKKKVPLSKIKAS, encoded by the coding sequence ATGAGAAAGCTAGGTCTACTGCCTAAGATCCTCTTAGGTATTGCTTTAGGTATTGCCATTGGAGCGTTTGCACCTGAGTCATTCGTTAAAATCTTCGTTACGTTTAATGGATTATTCGGTAATTTCCTCGGATTCGCTATTCCATTAATCATTATAGGATTTATTGCTCCAGGAATCGGATCCATGGGTAAAGGAGCAGGTAAGCTGCTTGGTTTAACCACAGCTCTCGCATATGGTTCCACGGTGTTAGCCGGCTTACTCGCCTTTACGGTCGCGAAGTCTATTTACCCAACTTTGTTAGCAAATCAAACGTCTCAATCATTTGAAAATCCCGAAGAAGCACTGCTCAAAGGGTTCTTCACAGTGGAGATGCCACCAGTAATGGGCGTTATGACGGCTCTGCTCATCGCCTTCACCATTGGTCTTGGAATGGCTGCCATTAAGGGAGACGCTCTTCAAAAGGGCATGAATGAATTCAGAAATATCATTGAACTTGTGATTGAAAAAATCATTATTCCACTATTACCGGTTCATATTCTTGGAATTTTCGCGAACATGACTCAAGGTGGACAAGTAAGTGCCATCATGTCTGTATTCGCTAAAGTATTTGTAATGATCATACTTTTACATGTAGTCTTTTTAATTTTACAATATACAACTGCCGGAACTTTAAGAAAACAAAACCCGCTTTCTATGATGAAAAGCATGCTGCCAGCTTACTTTACGGCACTGGGCACTCAATCTTCGGCATCTACGATTCCCGTAACACTTGAGCGCTCAAAGAAAATCGGTTCAAGGGAAAGTATTGCAGACTTCTCAGTGCCTCTGCTTGCAACAATTCATTTATCAGGTAGCACGATTACCCTTGTCAGCTGTGCAATGGCGGTCATGTTCATTCAAGGAGAAGCGTTACAGTTCACTCAGCTATTCCCATTCATTCTGATGCTTGGAATCACGATGATTGCGGCACCTGGTGTTCCGGGTGGAGCAGTCATGGCTGCCCTGGGCTTACTTGAAACGATGTTAGGCTTCGGACCAACGATGACATCCCTCATGATTGCCCTTTACCTTGCACAAGACAGCTTTGGTACAGCGTGTAACGTAACAGGTGATGGTGCGATCACGTCAATTGTGGACAAGCTTACACAGAAAAAAAAAGTACCTCTCTCTAAAATAAAAGCAAGCTGA